From Channa argus isolate prfri chromosome 21, Channa argus male v1.0, whole genome shotgun sequence, one genomic window encodes:
- the LOC137106932 gene encoding ninjurin-2-like isoform X2, translating into MLNVCSPADLLAPLLHTAAVNLSRETRGKTENGGSASNLNMNLYATKKSAAEGMLDIALFLANITHMKTVIEQGAGYRYYVAVLTLISFSLALQIVAGVLIIIIARFEMTRLSSCQQWLNILNNLITGIIFLTLIINIIKGAFGTQRSSLLRWLFQRFIL; encoded by the exons ATGCTAAATGTGTGCAGCCCTGCTGACCTCCTGGCACCACttctccacacagctgctgttaaTCTGTCCAGGGAAACCAGgggtaaaacagaaaat GGAGGGTCAGCTTCTAATCTGAACATGAACCTGTATGCCACTAAGAAGAGTGCAGCCGAGGGCATGCTGGATATTGCACTGTTCCTGGCAAAcatcacacacatgaaaactGTCATTGAACAGGGAGCTGGATACAG GTACTACGTTGCTGTTCTGACACTCATTTCCTTCTCCCTGGCTCTTCAGATAGTGGCTGGAGTCCTGATCATTATTATTG ctCGTTTTGAGATGACTCGCCTCTCATCTTGTCAGCAGTGGTTAAACATCCTGAACAATCTGATCACCGGCATCATCTTCCTCACCctcatcatcaacatcatcaaAGGCGCCTTCGGCACCCAGCGCAGCAGCTTGCTGCGATGGCTGTTTCAGCGTTTCATTCTATGA
- the LOC137106932 gene encoding ninjurin-2-like isoform X6 — protein sequence MPRKRVKGGSASNLNMNLYATKKSAAEGMLDIALFLANITHMKTVIEQGAGYRYYVAVLTLISFSLALQIVAGVLIIIIARFEMTRLSSCQQWLNILNNLITGIIFLTLIINIIKGAFGTQRSSLLRWLFQRFIL from the exons GGAGGGTCAGCTTCTAATCTGAACATGAACCTGTATGCCACTAAGAAGAGTGCAGCCGAGGGCATGCTGGATATTGCACTGTTCCTGGCAAAcatcacacacatgaaaactGTCATTGAACAGGGAGCTGGATACAG GTACTACGTTGCTGTTCTGACACTCATTTCCTTCTCCCTGGCTCTTCAGATAGTGGCTGGAGTCCTGATCATTATTATTG ctCGTTTTGAGATGACTCGCCTCTCATCTTGTCAGCAGTGGTTAAACATCCTGAACAATCTGATCACCGGCATCATCTTCCTCACCctcatcatcaacatcatcaaAGGCGCCTTCGGCACCCAGCGCAGCAGCTTGCTGCGATGGCTGTTTCAGCGTTTCATTCTATGA